CTCGGCAAATCCAACACTGGGCACAACCAACGGAAGGAAATTCATATCCGGGTTACAAGGCATGACGGGCACTGGTAAATTGACGGTCGCCTGGACTGTAGCCAACAATAGCTGGTTTCTCGGTGCAAGACCAACTAACTTCAGCAAGCAAGAGCTATCAACGTAGCCTTTTCCATGATCAGCAGACCAATAGAATCTTTCAAACTGGGTGTTCAGTGTTATGTAAGTACAGGGTTACAATATACCTGTCAAAATTGGGTATGTCATTTGATGACAAGCACTGATCTAGCCGCTCAAAGAAAAATGGtttctgatttctttctGATATATGACTAAGCGATTTAAATTAAGCTAAATCATTATAATGAACACATTCAACCATAAGTCAATATCACATTCATTGACAGCATCACAGtccttcaactcctccataCAGATATAAGCACAAGCTTTAAGAAGAGGCAGGAGTTCTCAACAACAAACAGATATAAAGAGCGAGGAGCTTGCTAGCCCCGGTCACAGCAAACATGACAACCACCCACACGAACAGCTCCAACACCGTAATAGCCATGATTGATGTAAACACAAGCGTGCCTGCAGTGTAATAGATAGCCCACGTTAGCTGGACCGGCCAGGCTTCATCTGCTCCCTGCACGGCCGTCTCTCTACCCGCTCTCCCCGATTTATCTTCCCGCCAGCTGGCAAACAAGCTGTGGACCGCACCCGGGACAATCCCCACCAGACACCACGTCAGACAAAAGATAGGATACGGACAGCCGAGGGCGCTCCGTTTAGAGTATATTTCCACCAGTGCCAACGCGGCATAGGAGACGAGGAGAAGCACAAAGGTAACAGTGACGAATAGAGCTTTCATGATGTTTGATTTCGCTTTGATATTCGTGAGCCACCCCGTGCGCATCCATGTCAACCACAGTCGGAGacgctcctcctccacatctGCCGCAAGCGTGGGCTCCAAGCCCAGCGCCCTAACAGCCGTCGCAGCGATGAATGGTAGCGGGGCAGAGACCAGTACAGTACGTCGCTCGGGCCAGGCGATATCGCGTAGTGTTAGTGGCACCAAGCCCATCACAAGGGCGGTTGCTCCGTACTGCTGTTTGCGCGCCTCGTCGGCTTCCATAAAGGTGCAGATAGCGAAGCCCCAGCATGCCTGTGCAGAGTCGGCTGGGTAGCGAAAATATGGAATGAAGGGGGAATATGGCAGCCCTGGGGGACAGCCTTCGACATCGTCCCCAACGGCAACGGCGAAGAGTATGAATAGGGTAAGAACGAGGATAAATCGAGTATTGCGGGCCATATCGTACGTTCGTAAGGGAAAGAATTCGAATAGTAACACCTGAACTCCAAAAGAACGCTACAAGGATAATGGGTTTTTATGTTTGAGAAGACGCAAATTTAAACGGCATATTTTGGGTTTCTTCTGCGCAGACGAAATATCGACCAGCCGGCTGGGGCTCTGATATAAAGCTGAAGAACCGGCACACTGACCACCTGACAATACTTAGCTTCTCCGGTAGTTGTATTAGCGTTATTTAAGTACGTAGTGTCAAGTCAGCACGCCGGTTGATATCAGTGACCCGGCCAATAGATACGCGAGGCTAAATGTATAATTGTAGCTATTAGCCGCTAAAGAGGCAGGTCAGCGCTCAAACTCGTATTCATTTGTATTGATGCCCAATAGCGCCCCACGTCCCTGAGGCTGAGCATAAAGACAAGGGTTAAGTGGGTTCAAAAGGGCAGGTGTAAATTACTTGTTGATCCCACTAAGACGAATATGTAAAGGTGGCGGTTCGTCAAGGTCTGAcctcttcccccccttttttttcctgaCCAGCAATAACACCGTCGAAGGGGCCGCAAGAAATGTTGGGGAGATACGCTGATGTGCTGAGGGATGAGGAAATGTTTGAGCGAAAGAAGCCCCCAAAAGCtacagaaaaaagaaaataagtaGCGGGCCACTTTTGGATTGACGAGTGCACGCTGATTACTAGACAATCTACGAATCTAGTACTGCCTGGGCTTTTAGTCTTAGTGTAGGTCTGTGCGGTTGGTGGAGGCTGAGCGATCATATCCCATAACGATCAGCCGCAGTGGAGGTTCTAGATTATAGGATTCTAGGAATTGAGGCTGGAACCGCCGGATTGTGTGCATAGATCCATACCCATAATTAAGGAAAGGGCCTAAGGTCAGAAGGTTAGCAGACCTTCTTCCGCAGCCATCTTGACCATCTCTCTTCCAGGAACCAGAAGCACGAAGATCTAGTTTTGTTTTCACGAGAGATAAACCCATCTTGCGGAGATTCGAGAGCAAACGAAATATCGCGGCAGTTTGAAAAACGCGTTCTAGGCATTACAATAAGGGCTATGAGTAACGACACGCATGATTTGAAGGTTTCGTTTGCAAGAGTCTAATTGAAGTGAATGTTCACCTATTGTTGTAGAATTATATGGTTTCCAGTTTCTAGAGTGGGTAAGTCATCTAAGCCGAAGGCTATTAGAATAGCTGGCGCCAGAAGACCTCTTGATGAAACAGCACTAAGGCCCTTTGCACAAGGTTATCGGAAAGATTTGCTATAGAGCAAGATTGTGGGCACTGGGTCTTTTAAGTATACGTCTCTGCATACAGCATCTTAGCTCATAGATCTTGTCTGCCGTGGGCTCTTGACGCAGGTCAAGCGAAAGGAGGCGACTGCTCACCTAGGCTTGAATCCCGTGTTCATTCTGTATCAAGCCATTAAAATCATTGCCAAGGTGGATTACATGTAGTGGTATGCGATGAGAGGCAGAGGGTTACTAACCTCCCGTAGCCGCTAGAAGTTGCTAACCTTAAAAGCTCATACATATATGAGCGGCTACAGAATGCCTTTTTCGCTAAATCTAGGACCAATCTAAAAGTTCGATTACTCTACAAGGCTATATGTATGCCTTGTTTAACTAGCATCTGGATGTGGTCGCAAACTCGACGTACAGTATAAGATGTCAAGACGCCGAGTCTATCACCGCATATCCATCTACTCAATCACCTTCCGAAATTTCCAAGGCACAACGATTGTTTGAAGCAAGCTTATCGTCGGGTCTTTCTCGCAGGCCGGCCAAGCGGCTTTGCGGGTGCGCCATGCTTGTTCCTTTCGTGTCTATTACGGTCATTACTCCTACCATATGTCTTACCACAGTAAGCACATGGAAATCTTTGCTGTGGCGGGGAATGACTTGTTGGCGTAGCTGGTGGAGTTTTCGCAGGCAACAAGTTTCGCAAAGGCCTCTGAGTACTTGCACTATATTGCTTATGACGAGGTAAAGCATATGAGGGAGGTATCTCGTCACACATGGTTTGTGGCTCCCCGTTCCTATTTAGTGCTATTAGCGCGCGATAATAGGCAGTGACGGAATTaattatcaatcaatcaatcaacattATATTAACCAAGGGTTACACTCAATTGATCACTGACCATCTGTTGCCCTCGCTCCCGAGGGTGGTATTGGTAGTACTGAGCGTGATACCCACACTTTGTGGGTGAGCAACGTTCTCTTCGGGCAAACAGAATCGCTCATTTGTTCCACgataaaacaaaaaatcGGTACCGTTGGGCGGGGAAATATCAGTCTGGGTGGTCTCCAGATCGGCCGGACCAAATGTTGCGATCTTGCTCGCCAGCTTATTGGATATATTGAATATGGCAGGGTCCTGACCAGGACAAAGGGAGTTGATTCCAGACCATCCGCTAATATCGGCAGGGAGAGTGATATTGTTATGACCAGAATGCATGTTCAGATCATATTGTTGGCACGCGGCGCTGTGTTCTGCCATGGAAAGTTGTTCGTTTGCGCCAAAATCAACCGTGtagttgatattgatgagttGAGATAAATCAGCCGCGGTGGTACCCAGCTCGGTCGGACAAAAGGTCGAGTTTGTCTGTGTCAAATCAATGGATGGACTGACTATGGCAGGAGGCTGATCCGAAGGAATCGGGTTGACTGTCAAAACATTTGGATCAGAAGTCCAGGTAGGGCTGTGATTGTCCTGATATCCTTGCACCAAATCGACACTGCTACTACCGACAACCAGTATTAGCCACCAACAATCCCTCCGCGGGCTGTCTCATCTCTGGCACGCGGACACCATCAGGTATTTCACCTGGCGGGGAGAAGCATTTTTAGCTGAACATTACGGGTCATAATGCAGCGGACAGGTGGGGATTCTGCAATTCTGATGTATTGCAAAGGCTATTCTGCGCGTAATAGAATCATAAGTGCCCGGAAAGGCGATTTTATCCTGTCCATACAGATGACTTGGGTCCCTCTTCCAAGATGTCTCCCCGTCTTTCGCGCAAGCCTCATTGTCCTGGGCGACTGTATGCTCCTTTACCTTGACGCCTTTTCCGAGCAGGACATTCACAGTCGATATTCAACTGCCCCCATTTCGCATATTTCTATAGCGGCAACTGAGagggtttttctttttgagtCACCTCGCCTCTGGTAGACTTACGCCGCTTATGGTCCTATGAGCGCTTTTAGTTAACAATGAGGTGTGTTACTCACGAATCGTGCTGAGCATTTTGTATGAGTGGATAGGGCATATCGCATTCTTGAGCGCCGGATACGTGCCCGTTGAGAAAGGATTGCTGAAAGGGCTGAAGCTCATCTTCGGTGAGGGGAATCGGACTGGCTGAAGAATGCAGATAGCTCATCTCGAATGGCAGGgcagaaaagatgaagaatagTACGTCGGTGAGAAATGTGAAATCACTAAACGACGGGGTAAGATGAGAGGAGTGATGGAGATTACAGAAGATATGGTGGTCAAGCAAAAGAGGCAGGTATTTATGCATTCAAGACGCGTCCTACAGCGAGGTGTAAGTACGAGTAAATCCAACGCGTCCTTGGAACATTGTCCTAGAAGCGCGTGTGCCACGTCGATGCCCACTTGACTCGTTGGGTATGGGCTTAGTTGACCAATCCCACGGAGAGAGAAGTGAGCTGCATATGCCAAGGAACCATGCACGACCAATAGTGCAACCACAAAATGAGTATCCGGCTCACACTTGGAGAATCTGTATAGGAAGTCAACATCGATTCGTTTCATCAGTCCAGTTGGTCATCCCCAATGGATAGGCACCGCCTCAGTCTTGCAAGCTCAGTCCACGAATgattttctaaataaattGCGCATGACGTACAACCACCTAGGAAGGAAAGTACGCCGGCTTCAATCCATGAATGCGCAATTGTGCAGTCTTCTAACAGGCTGACTAGGAAGCAAACAATTGAGCCTTGTCCGCTCCAATCGCCATGTCCCATGACTGTCCTctctggcttcttcttccacccaTCATAGATACCGACGGACATGATTCACGAGTACGTACACACATGTATATATTGTCTGCCCTGCTTTCATCGCTGAAACATGCTGAATCTCCCACGGTAGCCAACGCCAGACCAAAGACGTGCGTCTACTTCAAGTTAAGACAGCAGATTTACCACCGTTCACAGTCATTGTCAAAGGTACGCAATATTCATACTCACCTGAAGCCATACTTCGCCTAATTACAAGATGCTGATGAGCCTACTCTTGCAGCAAGATAGCTCGATCATGCCGAGAACAATTCCTGGTTTCTTCTCGCACGCACCATTGTGTTGCGAGTCTAGAATGATACGCCGTCGGACCGAGGATAACAGCAAGGGCAATGTGAACAGATGGCGCTACACGTGCCGAGAATGTGATCGGATGGTATTTGACGATTGGGAGGGCATTAGGGACGGGAATCCTTCATGCTACTGTGGGGAGATCTCTCGTGGCCAGGTGGAGAAGGGCGAGGCTTATGTTTTTCGTTGTGCGAGGAAGCAGTGCTGGTTTAAAGATGtgcttgaggaagatgagttGTAGTCAGCTCTGCAACATTGATGTTCTTAGCTGTCAACTGGAATTGACAATCACGAGGTGGTATGCAGAGGGTGAGGCCTCGGTCTTCCGTGCAAGCCTTGACTTGGGCAAGCATTTCTCAAATTTTTTACACCTATCGTGGGAAGATAGCAGCTGCTATGTGTAAACATGAAAACGaccaaacaaaaaaaggatgACCGACGCAGGGgtcgaacctgcaatctcttgattcgtagtcaagcgccttgccattgggccagccGGCCAACTGTTGAAATACAATGCAGGTATTTGACAATATCAGCAAGTCTTCAATCATCGCCCTTCGCCGCCATGGTCCATCGCAGCAGGAATACTCGTACCAGCGACTTTCATAAAGCTATTACAAGGGCCGCAATTCCAAGAGAGTGTGCGCGATGATATGCTCAATGTGCCAGTCTCTGTGATACTATCTTCTCGAATCAAATCAATCTCTCtgttttggttcttttttttagtaaGTTCTTTTCTGACCTTCTCGGTTCGCATCCCTTCTTTTTACGTCATGTTTATATCCAACCCCGCCCTGCAATTCCCATCCCGGCACCGCCTTCCCTATTTCATGACAAGTAATGCCAACTTCGGCGGGCGGTCTGTTTGTGCCCCGCCTTTTGACCGAGTGGGGGAATTTTAGGATCATGTCCCAGTCATATCAACCATCTCCTTGACAATTGTGAAAACTAGCTGAACGTAATTCCTGTCTGAAAAATGCCTTCCCTTCAAGAGAGCAAGCTCGCCTTCATCGGCGGTGGCAACATGGCTTCTGCCATCATCGGAGGTCTCGTCAACAAGGGCGTCCAGAAACAGAACATCTGGGTTTCCGAGCCTTGGGATGTCAACcgggagaagatggcggcTCTTGGGGTGCAGACCACTACTGCCAATGTTGAGGCCGCAAAGGATGCGGACCTGGTTATTATTGCAGTCAAGCCACAGGTTACCAAGGGCGTGTGCGAGGAATTGGGAGCTGCCTGGTCACAGCGTACAACCTTGCCCGTTGTGGTCAGTATTGCCGCGGGAATCACCCTCGATAGTCTGGTCCAATGGCTCCGTACGAGCGACGGACGCAACGCCCACGTTGTTCGTGTGATGCCAAACACACCAGCGCTTGTTGGTGAGGGAGCTTCGGGTCTGTATGCCAGCAAGGATGTGACGtcggaagagaaggagctcGTCAATGCTGTTCTTGGAAGTGTCAGCAAGGCCACCGAGTGGGTGGATAAGGAAGAATTGCTCGACGTCGTCACTGGGCTTTCTGGTACGTTTGATTCATGGATTCGGATGTGGTTAAGGATGCGCATTGACACGCTTTAGGATCGGGCCCCGCCTACTTTTTCGCCATGGTGGAACATTTGGTTGCCAGTGCGACTGCCCTGGGCCTTTCTGAAGAACAGGCTACTAGATTGGCTGCACAAACATGTCTCGGCGCCGGCAAGATGCTTGTCGAGTCGTCCGACAGTCCGAGCCAGCTGCGCAAGAATGTTACCAGCCCGAATGGAACCACATATGCCGCCCTTCAAACATTCGAGTCACTAGGCTTCAAGGAGACTGTTGACAAGGCTGTGAATTCCGCTACCTCCCGAGCAGCTGAGTTGGGAAACACTCTTGGCAAGCAATAAACGTCTCGGTATTGCCCGAGGGAAGTTAACATACGGAAAAGAGTCCAACGTACCTTGTATGTGTCTAAACTTCAGAAGCATGAATCAAAGTCTGACATTTCAATATTCTCTAGGATCCTGTAATCATTTACCACCATCAGCGTATACATAGAATACTAAAAGGTCTATGAAGTCTGTACTGTACGAAAATCAAGCCACTGTTGTTTCCCAGTATATTCGCATAACGTATAAGACGGGTAAAGATGACAGATTTTAGAAGTGAGCGTAATTTCATAGGCACCTTTTGCATCTGCGTAAGCAAGAGTTGCTACAGGTTCCCCAGGCTCTCAGCGCCGTAGCCCTAACCCCCGTTGCAGCAATTAACACCACCTTGCTGCTATACTGGATTCGATCGCGGTTCAACAAGACAACAGCACCTATTCCATGTACATGAAAAGCcttttagttttaataattatttatttatctaattgCTTGGGGATTATATATCTGTGATGCCTAACTGCACCCAGCACAAAACGATGACCGGGTGCCCAAGGTGACGAATCAAATTCGTAAGGGAACTGCACATGCATATAGCATCCTATTCCTTTCAGATGAGGGTCGTCTTATGCTCATGATAAATGCTTATACCAGGACCTCAGAGTTACGGCTGGTGCGCTTAACCAAGCCAACCTCATCTTTTGAAAGAAGTTCTTTCAAGCGAGATCGGTTGTAGCTATAATGAGCGTACCTTCCAGGGCCAATTCTGTCTACAAACTGTACGTGGATGTGATGATTGGAATCTATCAAGAGTTCCTTAAACAGTGTGTTTAAAAGTAAAACCATAGTGTAGAGTCAATGTATCTTAAGTCTGCcggaaaagaaggaaaagacccTGCACTGGGCTGAAGCATCCTTAGAGGCTGCTGCAACAAGCAGGAGACCCGCTCTTGAACACTGTATATATAGTTGCTAGTAGATCCGATACAATGGCCACGACGAATGGTGCTTAAGAACCAGTTGGGGTCGTTCATATATTGGGTTGACCCACTTCAAACTTTCATTCTATTTTCATGTGAGTCCAATCTATCCCGAACAGACGCCAAATAAGAATTTGTAGGTCATGGCATATCGGCACGCAAGTCCAGCCTGGCAGAGTGTTCCTGAAACTGAGGTGGGCCCGGACCGCATTGCCGAGCTTATAAACGGTAAAAGCTCCGCAAAAGAATTGTTGGCGCTGGATCCACGGTGATGATCATCCTATCTGCCAGTGGATTCATAGGCTGGCTTAGCGTTCGGTTCGAAGTGTGAAACAATGGGGGCTACTCCGCTCTGTAAGCGAGATGGTCTTAGGACTGCTGTTTATATTAATCAATTAACAAGGAGCATATCATCTGATAAGAACCTCGCGCTTTCTTGGATTTTTGGTTCATACTGCCCTGACGATCTGCAAATTCTGAAGCCGGAGAACCTGGATCAGTAGTCATGAATCATGATTTCGAAGTCAGTACCTGCTTCTCGTGAACTGAATCCTTAAAAGATAAATACCACAATATTTCCATTCACTTCTCACCCCAACTTCGATGGCATAATAACGCGACTGCGCTTACCATGAAGCCCTTTTTACTTCTTAGTTCACTGCTCGCTAGCAGTGCCCTTGGATCCAACTTATCGACCAAGGTATATGGAAAGCCTGCTGGGTTTGCCTACAGTGTTACAGGAGGCGGAAATACGACACCAGCTGTCCCAGCTAACGTGGCTCAACTGCTCGATTGGCTTACGGATAGCAAGCCCCGCGTTATCGTCCTTGACAACGAGTACAATTTCATAGGCAACGAGGGCTACTGTGAAAACTGCGCTTGTTGCGTATTTAACACCGATACTTGCGGCGACGGTGGCCAGGATGCGATCGAAACTGATTTTGGTTGGTGTGGAGATAGGACTCCAGTCGACTGTACCTAT
The sequence above is a segment of the Aspergillus flavus chromosome 4, complete sequence genome. Coding sequences within it:
- a CDS encoding uncharacterized protein (expressed protein), with the protein product MIEDLLILSNTCIVFQQLAGWPNGKALDYESRDCRFDPCVGHPFFVWSFSCLHIAAAIFPR
- a CDS encoding pyrroline-5-carboxylate reductase (unnamed protein product), giving the protein MPSLQESKLAFIGGGNMASAIIGGLVNKGVQKQNIWVSEPWDVNREKMAALGVQTTTANVEAAKDADLVIIAVKPQVTKGVCEELGAAWSQRTTLPVVVSIAAGITLDSLVQWLRTSDGRNAHVVRVMPNTPALVGEGASGLYASKDVTSEEKELVNAVLGSVSKATEWVDKEELLDVVTGLSGSGPAYFFAMVEHLVASATALGLSEEQATRLAAQTCLGAGKMLVESSDSPSQLRKNVTSPNGTTYAALQTFESLGFKETVDKAVNSATSRAAELGNTLGKQ